In the genome of Rhodamnia argentea isolate NSW1041297 chromosome 3, ASM2092103v1, whole genome shotgun sequence, one region contains:
- the LOC115732102 gene encoding phenylcoumaran benzylic ether reductase Pyrc5-like — MAEKSKVLVIGGTGYIGKFIVEASAKSGHPTFALVREATLSNPAKAKIVEGFKSLGVSLVHGDIYNQESLLNAIKQVDVVISAVGQAQLKDQDKIVAAIKAAGNIKRFLPSEFGNDVDRVHAVEPAKTTFAIKAKIRRLVEAEGIPYTYVVSNFFAGYFLPTLSQPGATAPPRDKVVILGDGNAKAVFNREDDIGTYTIKAVDDPWTLNKILYIKPPANTYSFNDLVSLWERKIGKTLERVYVPEEQVLKNIQEAAVPLNVILAISHSVFVKGDQTNFEIEPSFGVEASELYPDVKYTTVDQYLDQFV; from the exons ATGGCCGAGAAGAGCAAGGTACTGGTGATCGGAGGCACTGGTTACATCGGAAAGTTCATCGTGGAAGCAAGTGCTAAGTCCGGTCACCCTACCTTCGCTCTCGTGAGGGAGGCCACTCTCTCCAACCCGGCCAAGGCCAAAATCGTCGAAGGTTTCAAGAGCTTGGGCGTCAGTTTAGTTCAT GGAGACATATATAATCAAGAGAGTCTGTTGAACGCGATTAAGCAGGTTGATGTAGTAATCTCTGCTGTGGGGCAAGCACAGCTAAAGGACCAAGACAAGATTGTTGCTGCCATCAAAGCAGCAGGGAATATTAAG AGATTCTTGCCTTCAGAGTTTGGAAATGATGTGGATCGTGTCCATGCTGTGGAGCCAGCAAAAACTACATTTGCTATCAAGGCCAAGATCCGCCGCCTTGTTGAAGCCGAGGGCATCCCTTATACCTATGTGGTTTCTAACTTTTTTGCAGGTTACTTCCTCCCAACATTGTCACAGCCCGGGGCTACCGCTCCCCCTAGAGATAAAGTTGTTATCTTAGGGGATGGAAATGCAAAAG CGGTGTTTAACAGGGAGGATGACATTGGCACCTATACCATCAAAGCAGTGGATGATCCGTGGACCTTGAACAAAATTCTGTACATCAAACCTCCTGCCAACACCTACTCGTTTAATGATCTCGTGTCTCTGTGGGAGAGAAAGATCGGCAAGACCCTGGAGAGGGTTTATGTTCCAGAGGAGCAAGTTCTGAAGAACATTCAAG AGGCTGCGGTTCCACTCAACGTGATACTAGCCATATCCCATTCTGTTTTCGTGAAAGGAGACCAAACCAACTTCGAGATTGAGCCTTCGTTCGGAGTGGAAGCTTCGGAGCTCTACCCCGACGTCAAATACACGACCGTGGATCAGTACCTGGATCAGTTTGTTTAA
- the LOC115743217 gene encoding phenylcoumaran benzylic ether reductase POP1-like isoform X3, giving the protein MAPKSKVLVIGGTGYMGKFIVEASANSGHPTFALVRESTLSNPAKVKIVEGFKSLGVHLVHGDIFDQESLLNAIKQVDVVISAVARAQLEDQDKIVAAIKAAGNIKRFLPSEFGTDVDRVHAVEPAKTAFAIKAKIRRLVEAEGIPHTYVVCNFFAGYFLPTLSQPGATAPPRDKVVILGDRNEKAVFNKEDDIGTYTIKAVDDPRTLNKILYIKPPANTYSFNDLVSLWERKIGKTLERVYVPEEQLLKNIQEAAIPLNVILAISHSVFVKGDQTNFKIEPSFGVEASELYPDVKYTTVDQYLDQFV; this is encoded by the exons ATGGC CCCT AAGAGCAAAGTCCTGGTGATCGGAGGCACTGGATACATGGGAAAGTTCATCGTGGAAGCGAGTGCTAATTCCGGTCACCCTACCTTCGCTCTCGTGAGGGAGTCCACTCTCTCCAACCCCGCTAAGGTCAAAATCGTCGAAGGTTTCAAGAGCTTAGGCGTCCATCTAGTTCAT GGAGACATATTCGACCAAGAGAGTCTGTTGAACGCGATTAAGCAGGTTGATGTGGTAATCTCTGCTGTGGCGCGAGCACAGCTAGAGGACCAAGACAAGATTGTTGCTGCCATCAAAGCAGCTGGGAATATCAAG AGATTCTTGCCTTCAGAGTTTGGAACTGATGTGGATCGTGTCCATGCTGTGGAGCCAGCAAAAACTGCGTTTGCTATCAAGGCCAAGATCCGCCGCCTTGTTGAGGCCGAGGGAATCCCTCATACCTATGTGGTTTGTAACTTTTTTGCAGGTTACTTTCTCCCCACATTGTCACAGCCCGGTGCTACCGCTCCCCCTAGAGATAAAGTTGTTATCTTAGGGGatagaaatgaaaaag CGGTGTTTAACAAGGAGGATGACATTGGCACCTATACCATCAAAGCAGTGGATGATCCGAGGACCTTGAACAAAATTCTGTACATCAAACCTCCTGCCAACACCTACTCGTTTAATGATCTTGTGTCTTTGTGGGAGAGAAAGATCGGCAAGACCCTGGAGAGGGTTTATGTTCCAGAGGAGCAACTTCTGAAGAACATTCAAG AGGCTGCGATTCCACTCAATGTGATACTGGCCATATCCCATTCTGTTTTCGTGAAAGGAGACCAAACCAACTTCAAGATTGAGCCTTCGTTCGGAGTGGAAGCTTCGGAGCTCTACCCCGACGTCAAATACACGACCGTGGATCAGTACCTAGATCAGTTTGTTTGA
- the LOC115743217 gene encoding phenylcoumaran benzylic ether reductase POP1-like isoform X1 has translation MAPKSKVLVIGGTGYMGKFIVEASANSGHPTFALVRESTLSNPAKVKIVEGFKSLGVHLVHGDIFDQESLLNAIKQVDVVISAVARAQLEDQDKIVAAIKAAGNIKRFLPSEFGTDVDRVHAVEPAKTAFAIKAKIRRLVEAEGIPHTYVVCNFFAGYFLPTLSQPGATAPPRDKVVILGDRNEKAVFNKEDDIGTYTIKAVDDPRTLNKILYIKPPANTYSFNDLVSLWERKIGKTLERVYVPEEQLLKNIQEAAIPLNVILAISHSVFVKGDQTNFKIEPSFGVEASELYPDVKYTTVDQYLDQFV, from the exons CCT AAGAGCAAAGTCCTGGTGATCGGAGGCACTGGATACATGGGAAAGTTCATCGTGGAAGCGAGTGCTAATTCCGGTCACCCTACCTTCGCTCTCGTGAGGGAGTCCACTCTCTCCAACCCCGCTAAGGTCAAAATCGTCGAAGGTTTCAAGAGCTTAGGCGTCCATCTAGTTCAT GGAGACATATTCGACCAAGAGAGTCTGTTGAACGCGATTAAGCAGGTTGATGTGGTAATCTCTGCTGTGGCGCGAGCACAGCTAGAGGACCAAGACAAGATTGTTGCTGCCATCAAAGCAGCTGGGAATATCAAG AGATTCTTGCCTTCAGAGTTTGGAACTGATGTGGATCGTGTCCATGCTGTGGAGCCAGCAAAAACTGCGTTTGCTATCAAGGCCAAGATCCGCCGCCTTGTTGAGGCCGAGGGAATCCCTCATACCTATGTGGTTTGTAACTTTTTTGCAGGTTACTTTCTCCCCACATTGTCACAGCCCGGTGCTACCGCTCCCCCTAGAGATAAAGTTGTTATCTTAGGGGatagaaatgaaaaag CGGTGTTTAACAAGGAGGATGACATTGGCACCTATACCATCAAAGCAGTGGATGATCCGAGGACCTTGAACAAAATTCTGTACATCAAACCTCCTGCCAACACCTACTCGTTTAATGATCTTGTGTCTTTGTGGGAGAGAAAGATCGGCAAGACCCTGGAGAGGGTTTATGTTCCAGAGGAGCAACTTCTGAAGAACATTCAAG AGGCTGCGATTCCACTCAATGTGATACTGGCCATATCCCATTCTGTTTTCGTGAAAGGAGACCAAACCAACTTCAAGATTGAGCCTTCGTTCGGAGTGGAAGCTTCGGAGCTCTACCCCGACGTCAAATACACGACCGTGGATCAGTACCTAGATCAGTTTGTTTGA
- the LOC115743220 gene encoding phenylcoumaran benzylic ether reductase POP1-like, with product MAEKSKVLVIGVTALIGKFVVEASAKSGHPTFALVGPSIPSNLVQGFNSLGVHLVHGDINDPETLFNAIKKVDVVISTVETPLQVQYMIVAAIATVGNIKRFLPSVFGNDVDRARAVEPARTFYAAFYTGIRHLLEEEGIPYTFVSCNFLAGWHHSTLAQPGATAPPRDKVVILGDGNAKVVFNREDDIGTYTIKAVDDPRTLNKILHIRPPANTYSMNDLTSLWERKIGKTLQRVYIPEEQVLKIIQDAGPPADLMLAISHSVFVKGDQTNFEIEPSFGVEASELYPDVKYTTVDEYLDQFV from the exons ATGGCCGAGAAGAGCAAAGTCCTGGTGATCGGCGTCACTGCGCTCATCGGAAAGTTCGTCGTGGAAGCGAGCGCTAAGTCCGGTCACCCTACCTTCGCTCTCGTggggccgtccattccgtccaACCTCGTCCAAGGTTTCAACAGCTTAGGCGTCCATTTAGTTCAC GGAGACATAAACGATCCAGAGACTCTATTCAATGCGATTAAGAAAGTTGATGTGGTAATCTCCACTGTTGAGACACCACTACAGGTCCAATACATGATTGTTGCTGCCATTGCAACAGTTGGAAATATAAAG agATTTTTGCCTTCAGTGTTTGGAAATGATGTGGATCGTGCCCGTGCTGTGGAGCCAGCAAGAACATTTTATGCAGCTTTTTATACTGGCATCCGCCACCTTCTTGAGGAGGAGGGAATCCCGTATACCTTTGTGTCTTGCAACTTTCTTGCCGGTTGGCACCATTCGACATTGGCACAGCCCGGGGCTACAGCTCCCCCTAGAGATAAAGTTGTCATCTTGGGGGATGGTAATGCAAAAG TGGTGTTTAACAGGGAGGATGACATCGGCACCTATACCATCAAAGCTGTGGATGATCCGAGGACCTTGAACAAAATTCTGCATATCAGACCTCCTGCCAACACCTACTCGATGAATGATCTAACGTCTTTGTGGGAGAGAAAGATCGGCAAGACCCTGCAGAGGGTTTATATTCCAGAGGAGCAAGTCCTGAAGATCATTCAAG ATGCGGGACCTCCAGCTGATCTGATGTTGGCCATATCCCATTCTGTTTTCGTGAAAGGAGACCAAACCAACTTCGAGATTGAGCCATCATTTGGAGTGGAAGCTTCGGAGCTCTACCCGGATGTCAAATACACCACCGTGGATGAGTACCTTGATCAGTTTGTCTGA
- the LOC115743219 gene encoding phenylcoumaran benzylic ether reductase Pyrc5-like — MTEKSKVLVIGGTGYLGKLIVEASAKFGHPTFALVRESALSNPAKAKIVDGFKSSGVNLVHGDLYDREHLLNAIKQVDVVISAVGTEQLEDQDKIVAAIKAAGNIKRFLPSEFGGDVDRVHVVEPAKALLAIKAKIRRLVEAEGIPYTYVCSNCFASYFLPTLSQPGATAPPRDKVVILGDGNAKAVFNKEDAIGAYTIKTVDDPRTLNKILYIRPPANTYSFNDLVSLWERKIGKALERVYVPEEQVLKNIQEAAAPLDAMLAIFHSVFVKGDQTNFEIEPSFGVEASELYPDVKYTTVDEYLDQFV; from the exons ATGACCGAGAAGAGCAAAGTCCTGGTGATCGGAGGCACTGGATACCTAGGAAAGTTGATCGTGGAAGCGAGTGCGAAGTTCGGTCACCCCACCTTCGCTCTCGTGAGGGAATCCGCTCTCTCCAATCCCGCCAAGGCCAAAATCGTCGATGGTTTCAAGAGCTCAGGCGTCAATCTTGTTCAT GGAGACTTATACGATCGAGAGCATCTATTGAATGCGATTAAGCAGGTTGATGTGGTAATCTCTGCTGTTGGGACAGAACAACTAGAGGACCAAGACAAGATTGTCGCCGCCATTAAAGCAGCCGGGAATATCAAG AGATTCTTGCCTTCAGAGTTTGGAGGTGATGTGGATCGTGTCCATGTTGTGGAGCCAGCAAAAGCTTTACTTGCCATCAAGGCTAAGATCCGTCGCCTTGTTGAGGCCGAGGGAATCCCTTATACCTATGTGTGTTCTAACTGTTTTGCGAGTTACTTCCTTCCAACATTGTCACAGCCGGGGGCTACAGCTCCCCCTAGAGATAAAGTTGTCATCTTAGGGGATGGAAATGCAAAAG CGGTGTTTAACAAGGAGGATGCTATTGGCGCCTATACCATCAAAACTGTGGATGATCCAAGGACCTTGAACAAAATTTTGTACATCAGACCTCCTGCCAACACCTACTCTTTTAATGATCTCGTGTCTTTGTGGGAGAGAAAGATCGGCAAGGCCCTGGAGAGGGTGTATGTTCCAGAAGAGCAGGTTCTGAAGAACATTCAAG AGGCGGCGGCTCCACTCGATGCAATGTTGGCCATTTTCCATTCTGTTTTCGTGAAGGGGGACCAAACCAACTTCGAGATTGAGCCATCCTTTGGAGTGGAAGCTTCGGAGCTCTATCCCGATGTCAAATACACGACCGTGGATGAGTACCTTGATCAGTTTGTCTGA